The following DNA comes from Bacteroidota bacterium.
GGAGGGATGAGCCGGTGGTTTGGAGCGGGACTGGCAAGATATAAAGGGCTTGCAAAAACACATGGACAACATGTAATGGAAGCTATAGCTTATAATCTGAAGCGGTCACCTGGATTAGTAGTGGCGAAATGTGTCAAATAAACAAGAAAAGGTCAAAAAAGGCCAAATTTGGGATAAAAATCAAGTAAAATTGGAAATTTTTTGAAAAAACGAAGGTTAAAAAGAAAATTTCAACGAAAAAATAAGCTAAAACTTCAACTGAGGTAAACATCGATCATTTTGCAAAGGTCTCGTTATACCTTTATTGTATTATTAACCGGGCTAAAACCTGTTTTTAGAGGTGCCCTAAAATAATTTATTATGTTGACTAGATATGTTAAATTATTGCTTCTATTTTTAATTAATTTTCTGACTAATAAATCATATTCTCAGGACTTTAATAATAACCTATATTTTAATAGTGAAAATGAGATGTTTTGTATCGGTTATGATTCTTTAGCATATCGCTTTCTTAATAATGGTGCTTTCATAAATTACAATTATGGAATAGGATCTTATTCACAAAAAAAATCTAAATTCATAATTAACCATTTGGACTTCAACAGAATATCATCGAGAGTATATGAAGTTGAAGATACTAGTTTTTCTGACAGTGTTAAATTATGTGTTCAACATGCCGATGGTACTCCAATTATTTGTTCTGCTGTTATCATTTCAAGCTTAGAAGAAAACGATAATGTACAAATAAAATCATCGACTGATGTAAATGGTTGTTTAATGATTGATTTTGAGTCCTTAAATAGCGATTCCATAAAAGTCAAAATAGAGATTTATGCTTTAAGTTTTTCAACAATACAAATTGTAACATTAAAAAATAAAAGGAAATATATTATTGAATCCTATTTTCCTGAAGGGATGTCGTCAGTTTATTCAAATAAATGGGCTCTTAAATATATAAAGGTTAAATACTTGGATTGGGATAGCATAAAAGTATATGATTCCCAACAAAAAGAATGGAAGGTATTCAATAGTACAAGGAGATGCTTTTCCTGTAAGGAAGCGCTGTTTTTACCTTCACCCATACTCAAAAAGTAATGGCGAGTGTTTCAAGCGAGTTTGTGAGAGGAGACCTTTTGAGTATTACTAATAGCTTCATATATGGCATTGGTAACAGCTTATTGAACGAAGAAAACCTAACCTGGACAAGCCAGAACCAAAGAGGGAAAATCGTACCTTGCATGAATGGAACTATTGACACAAAGATATCAGGACAAAATCAGTTTTGAACTTGGATATTATGATCGGCTTATTCTTACTGGCACATTGCCAGAGCTCTCTTACGAACAGGGAATGACAGCTTATTTAAACCGAAATGGAATACGTATTTTCGATTATGCTCGATTTGCGGAACCTTTCAAAGAAATGATCAAGGAAAACGCCAACCGTAAAGCGGCAGAACAATCGGTAAATATTGAATTTATCCGTAAAGCGGCTACCCGGAAGGAACAAATCATTGCGGATAAGATCAAGCAACGAGGCATCCACCCCGGAGTGGTTCATATTATCTCCACGATGGAATTGTGCCATACCTATCAACCATGGCACGATAAATCAAGCGGACGAACTTTTTTAAAACCCGATCAAAGTAAATGTTTGCACTAAGTACATGACAAAAATTTACAACACTCAATAAATTTATTTATATCATTGGAAAACAACACACTTGCGAGATAAGTTAAACCATATTTAAACAAGCTTTTAGCTCTTCTGCCATGCTTTTTAATCTTGATTGGGCGAAGCGAGTCTAAAAAAATTCCTGCAAGGTACGCCCAGGTAAAAGCGAAAAGCACCAATGCAAGGAGTTTGTTAATACGATTAATATCTGTCAAGTGGGTATCTTCAATATTGAAACCACTTGTTTTAAGTGCTTTAGATGCAGATTCAATCTGCCAACGTTCTTTGTATAATGATTGCGATTGATCGGGTTTATTGAACGAAACAATGATCTGGAGTTCCGGTATACCATGTCTGTTTTTGATCTTTGATGCTGACAAATAGCAAAGTTGACCATTCACGTAAACGATCCCCCGGTAAAATTCATACTGATTGATCTTTAAACGGTTAAACAGCCATGAAGCTTTTACCCGATGTCCGTTTTTAGGTATAACAACCCAAAAGTTCTTGCGTATTCGAATGTAATACCGGATATGCCGACAATTGAGATAGGTCAGCCAATGATCTCCGACAAACCCCCGGTCTGCCAACAGACATTCAATACTGTCGATGCCGAACAGTTCAATGAAATCCTCCATGAGTTCAATGCGTTCCCGGGTGGAAGAGTTGCCAAATTTGGGCATCATCTTATACAGGATTGGGAAGGCCACACCTTGATAAACAATCGCAAGAACCAGTATATTGA
Coding sequences within:
- a CDS encoding IS4 family transposase, whose amino-acid sequence is MTPRHTNTRVESKNSILFDALSKIFGNKMNLARIKFFGLFICALCKVQTVCFEKLATGFDLDAKVDSSLRRIQRFIADYVLDTRLIARFVYSLLPLKPPYRLTMDRTTWKFGSSNINILVLAIVYQGVAFPILYKMMPKFGNSSTRERIELMEDFIELFGIDSIECLLADRGFVGDHWLTYLNCRHIRYYIRIRKNFWVVIPKNGHRVKASWLFNRLKINQYEFYRGIVYVNGQLCYLSASKIKNRHGIPELQIIVSFNKPDQSQSLYKERWQIESASKALKTSGFNIEDTHLTDINRINKLLALVLFAFTWAYLAGIFLDSLRPIKIKKHGRRAKSLFKYGLTYLASVLFSNDINKFIECCKFLSCT